The Desulfosoma caldarium genome has a window encoding:
- a CDS encoding molybdopterin biosynthesis protein: protein MKRKIYLEMHTLAEARNKWRRAVQDRRTAVEELPVISALGRVLARPVTARLSVPHYHGAAMDGYAVKASDTFGASAVRPKHLTIGQQAFAVDTGDPLPQGTDAVIMIEHVDPVDAHTLEIRSAAFPWQHVRKVGEDIVAGELLLPQQHRLRPADLGALLAAGVSTVSVYAKPRVWIQPTGSELVPAQDAAKAAPGQIVEFNGTVIAAMVTQEGGLALLQAGIADDPSTLRASMQQAAASEADLIIFNAGSSAGSEDYTASLVQDLGTLLVHGVTMMPGKPVLLGILEGKPFVGLPGYPVSAIVAFEQFVRPLLYWMQGLAEPGWTTVEAEMGRKMPSKLGLEEFLRVVVGRVQDRLVAMPLQRGAGVITSLVRADGLVQIPQESEGINEGEAVRVRLLRAEEDLEHTLVMIGSHDNTVDVMASELKRVDSRLHLSSSNVGSLGGLLALKRGQAHCAGAHLLDTATGDYNRSYVERHLQGIPVRLVQLVRRRQGLVVAPGNPKKIQSVHDLFRPDVRFVNRQTGSGTRILLDYELAKIGRSPEGLQGYDWEEYTHMAVAVNVLSGSADCGMAIYAAAKALGLDFVPVCEERYDLVVPEACWNDAKIQALLRVIVSERFRRLVEAMGGYDPSHSGTIVGIWNGAAWREADDPRGD from the coding sequence ATGAAAAGAAAAATTTATCTGGAGATGCATACCCTTGCGGAGGCGCGGAACAAGTGGCGCCGCGCCGTGCAGGATCGGCGAACGGCAGTGGAAGAACTGCCCGTGATTTCTGCATTGGGGCGCGTTTTGGCGCGGCCTGTCACCGCCCGCCTGTCGGTGCCCCATTACCATGGTGCGGCCATGGACGGTTACGCCGTCAAAGCTTCTGACACCTTCGGGGCCAGCGCTGTGCGCCCTAAGCACCTCACCATCGGCCAACAGGCCTTTGCCGTGGATACGGGTGACCCCTTGCCTCAAGGCACCGACGCGGTCATCATGATTGAACACGTTGACCCCGTGGATGCCCACACCCTTGAGATTCGCAGTGCGGCTTTTCCCTGGCAGCATGTGCGCAAGGTGGGTGAAGACATCGTGGCCGGGGAACTGCTCCTGCCTCAGCAGCACCGCCTGCGCCCTGCGGATCTTGGCGCTTTGCTGGCGGCTGGCGTTTCCACGGTTTCCGTGTATGCCAAGCCACGCGTGTGGATTCAACCTACGGGATCGGAACTGGTTCCTGCTCAGGACGCGGCCAAGGCGGCACCGGGACAGATTGTGGAATTCAACGGCACGGTCATTGCCGCCATGGTGACGCAGGAAGGAGGCCTTGCCCTGTTGCAGGCCGGTATTGCCGACGATCCATCCACCCTGCGCGCTAGCATGCAGCAGGCGGCAGCCTCAGAAGCCGACCTCATCATCTTTAACGCGGGATCATCCGCCGGTTCGGAGGATTATACGGCTTCTCTGGTTCAGGATCTGGGCACGCTTCTTGTCCACGGCGTGACCATGATGCCGGGAAAACCCGTGCTTTTGGGAATCCTTGAGGGAAAGCCTTTCGTTGGGCTTCCCGGCTACCCTGTATCGGCCATTGTGGCTTTTGAGCAGTTCGTTCGTCCCCTCCTATACTGGATGCAGGGGTTGGCCGAACCGGGTTGGACCACCGTGGAAGCCGAAATGGGCCGCAAGATGCCATCCAAACTCGGCTTGGAGGAATTCCTTCGCGTCGTTGTAGGCCGTGTGCAGGACCGCCTTGTGGCCATGCCTTTGCAGCGGGGCGCGGGGGTCATCACCTCGTTGGTTCGCGCAGATGGGCTGGTGCAAATTCCGCAGGAATCTGAAGGCATCAACGAAGGAGAAGCCGTTCGAGTTCGCTTGTTGCGTGCCGAAGAGGACCTGGAACACACCCTGGTCATGATCGGCAGTCACGACAACACGGTGGATGTGATGGCATCGGAACTCAAACGGGTGGACTCGAGGCTGCATCTTTCATCCAGCAACGTGGGAAGCCTTGGTGGGCTTCTGGCACTGAAGCGAGGCCAGGCGCACTGTGCCGGAGCGCATCTTCTGGACACGGCAACCGGCGACTACAATCGATCCTATGTGGAACGGCACCTTCAGGGAATTCCCGTACGTTTGGTGCAGCTCGTTCGGCGTCGCCAAGGTCTGGTGGTTGCGCCGGGAAATCCGAAAAAGATTCAAAGTGTTCACGATCTGTTTCGACCCGACGTGCGTTTTGTGAATCGCCAAACTGGGTCGGGTACGCGCATTCTTTTGGATTATGAGCTGGCAAAAATCGGTAGGAGCCCGGAGGGTCTTCAAGGGTACGACTGGGAAGAGTATACGCACATGGCCGTGGCGGTGAACGTGCTCAGTGGAAGTGCCGACTGCGGCATGGCCATCTATGCTGCGGCGAAGGCTCTTGGATTGGATTTTGTTCCCGTGTGCGAAGAACGCTACGACCTGGTGGTGCCCGAAGCCTGCTGGAACGACGCGAAGATTCAGGCCCTTCTGCGAGTTATCGTGTCTGAGAGGTTTCGCCGACTTGTGGAGGCCATGGGCGGCTACGACCCTTCCCACTCGGGGACTATTGTGGGAATTTGGAACGGCGCCGCATGGCGTGAGGCAGACGATCCCAGAGGGGACTGA
- a CDS encoding sugar phosphate isomerase/epimerase family protein, which yields MVLGVSTSWAAGQVTHGRDLVERCKALNVAALELDYRVPAPLFQQVAMALKGSGIQVVSLHNFCPVPDPVPWDRVCAEPFLLSHTDREERLRAVQWTLKTMEHANALEAPYVVLHCGRVAMDAELPTLTALRERVGVQAPEYQAFLERKLAERQARRTPFLDALLWSLDRLAREAQRLHVMLGLENRAHYHEMPNMEEYQVLLHELEGAPIGYWYDTGHGHLMEIFGWGNPMETLNACQDQLVGIHVHDAVGQSDHLPPGSGHIQLEPVVRLAGRLGCPLIVELKAGTNDDDCQAGVEHVRKLMEAVAEPVEDQDERASHSRLHP from the coding sequence ATGGTCCTTGGAGTTTCCACGTCGTGGGCGGCGGGACAGGTGACCCACGGAAGAGACTTGGTGGAGCGCTGCAAAGCCTTGAATGTGGCCGCCCTGGAATTGGACTATCGTGTGCCCGCGCCCCTGTTTCAGCAGGTGGCCATGGCGTTAAAGGGTTCGGGGATTCAGGTGGTCAGCCTTCACAATTTTTGCCCTGTGCCCGATCCCGTGCCTTGGGACCGGGTGTGTGCCGAGCCGTTTCTTTTGAGCCATACGGATCGAGAGGAGCGGCTTCGCGCGGTGCAGTGGACGCTCAAGACCATGGAACATGCCAATGCCTTGGAAGCGCCGTATGTTGTGCTGCACTGCGGTCGCGTGGCCATGGACGCGGAACTGCCCACCCTGACGGCCTTGCGGGAAAGGGTCGGAGTGCAAGCCCCAGAATACCAGGCCTTCTTAGAGCGCAAATTGGCCGAGCGCCAGGCTCGACGCACGCCTTTTCTGGATGCACTGCTCTGGAGCCTGGACCGGCTGGCTCGAGAAGCCCAAAGGCTTCACGTTATGCTGGGTTTGGAAAACCGAGCCCACTACCATGAAATGCCAAACATGGAAGAGTACCAGGTTCTGTTGCATGAATTGGAGGGGGCACCGATAGGCTACTGGTACGATACCGGGCATGGACACCTCATGGAAATTTTTGGTTGGGGAAACCCCATGGAAACCTTGAATGCCTGCCAAGACCAACTCGTTGGAATTCATGTTCACGATGCCGTTGGCCAGAGCGATCACCTGCCGCCCGGCTCAGGACACATTCAGCTGGAGCCCGTGGTCCGCCTGGCAGGCCGCCTGGGCTGCCCTTTGATCGTAGAGCTGAAAGCCGGCACAAACGATGACGACTGTCAAGCCGGCGTGGAACATGTGCGAAAGCTCATGGAGGCCGTGGCCGAACCCGTGGAGGACCAGGATGAGAGAGCCTCGCATTCCCGTCTTCACCCATGA
- the murJ gene encoding murein biosynthesis integral membrane protein MurJ encodes MGWAAALLGGSVLASRFMGLARDKVISYYFGASEESDVYFAAFVIPDFINYLLAGAYFSITLIPLLTELFRKSDEEAWRFFSAVTLWTAVTCSVLCALVILWAHPLAHWAAPGLSPQAATRLAFFLRIVAPAQVFFLLGSCFSAVLYFRKQFQAPALSPLIYNAFIIALGLLMRRSGMSGFCWGVLVGAFVGNFLLPVMAVRYGGGFRWQWTVWHPAMKKFFALALPLMVGQSVVVLDEQLMRVFGSLAAIGAISWLNYARRIMLVPVGVVAQAAGTASYPYLAETYGSGDMDRFFETLNTAFRNTLTILIPLSLWMILTAKPIIVLVFQQGRFNTEDTVQTVWALRILLAVVFCWGIQQILGRAYYARQDMVTPAVIGTLCTVAVIPFYYIAVVQAGARGVAAVSAFSVALYTTLLCLWWRHRLGSRAFQGLLISSLKVTFVTVAAAVPSAAALFWTTQWNLTNPYAQALCQLALSGLVFALAFLGLGRLWAKDSISPLWDRLPHAMRRRSKFPQ; translated from the coding sequence ATGGGATGGGCCGCCGCCTTGCTGGGCGGCAGCGTCTTGGCGTCCCGTTTCATGGGATTGGCCCGGGACAAGGTTATTTCCTATTATTTCGGGGCCAGCGAAGAATCGGACGTTTATTTTGCAGCGTTCGTCATTCCGGATTTCATCAACTACCTTCTGGCCGGTGCCTATTTTTCCATCACCCTCATTCCCTTACTTACGGAACTCTTCCGAAAAAGTGATGAAGAGGCTTGGCGTTTTTTTTCGGCAGTAACCCTTTGGACGGCGGTGACCTGTTCCGTTTTATGCGCTTTGGTTATCCTTTGGGCCCATCCGTTGGCCCACTGGGCGGCACCGGGTTTGAGTCCTCAAGCGGCAACGCGACTGGCCTTTTTTCTGCGCATTGTCGCTCCAGCCCAGGTGTTTTTTCTCCTCGGCTCCTGCTTCAGCGCCGTCTTGTATTTTCGCAAGCAGTTTCAGGCACCAGCCCTGAGCCCGCTCATCTACAACGCCTTCATTATCGCGCTGGGCTTGCTCATGCGCCGATCCGGCATGAGCGGTTTTTGTTGGGGCGTACTGGTCGGGGCCTTTGTGGGCAATTTTTTGCTGCCTGTGATGGCCGTCAGGTACGGAGGAGGTTTTCGGTGGCAATGGACGGTGTGGCATCCGGCGATGAAGAAATTCTTCGCGCTGGCCTTGCCCCTCATGGTGGGTCAGTCTGTCGTGGTTCTCGACGAACAGTTAATGCGCGTTTTCGGATCCCTGGCCGCCATCGGCGCCATCAGCTGGCTCAATTATGCACGACGCATCATGCTCGTTCCCGTGGGCGTCGTAGCGCAGGCGGCCGGCACGGCATCCTATCCTTATCTGGCCGAAACCTACGGCTCGGGAGACATGGACAGATTTTTTGAAACACTCAACACCGCCTTTCGAAATACCCTTACCATCCTTATTCCCTTGTCACTTTGGATGATCCTCACCGCCAAGCCCATCATCGTGCTCGTCTTTCAACAAGGTCGATTTAACACGGAAGACACGGTCCAAACCGTGTGGGCCCTTCGCATTCTTTTGGCTGTCGTTTTTTGCTGGGGTATTCAGCAGATTTTGGGTCGCGCCTATTATGCACGGCAGGACATGGTCACCCCGGCGGTCATCGGCACCCTGTGTACCGTGGCCGTGATCCCCTTCTACTATATCGCCGTGGTTCAGGCGGGCGCACGAGGCGTTGCGGCCGTGAGCGCATTTTCCGTGGCGCTCTATACCACCCTGCTTTGCCTATGGTGGCGCCATCGATTGGGGTCTCGGGCCTTTCAAGGCCTATTGATCTCATCTCTCAAAGTCACCTTCGTGACTGTCGCTGCCGCCGTCCCCTCTGCGGCAGCCTTGTTCTGGACGACCCAATGGAACCTGACCAACCCTTATGCTCAGGCTCTATGCCAGTTGGCCCTTTCCGGTTTGGTTTTTGCCTTGGCATTTCTCGGCTTGGGCAGGCTCTGGGCCAAGGACTCCATCAGTCCCCTCTGGGATCGTCTGCCTCACGCCATGCGGCGCCGTTCCAAATTCCCACAATAG
- a CDS encoding transglutaminase-like domain-containing protein has translation MTMQPYLEPTAILDWKHPRVLEFASEAVGNATNSVEKAVRLYEAVRDRIRYDPYSPFYRPEHYQASEVLRRGRSFCIPKAGLLCALARSQGIPARVGFATVRNHLATKQLLEYLGSDLFVFHGYTDLFLEGRWVKATPAFNKELCLRHGIEPLVFDGQRDSLFHPYNKQQQRFMEYVAYHGVYADIPVQAILDAWKAAYGARRVQGWIDAMESADPKALRHFEHEDVVS, from the coding sequence ATGACGATGCAACCCTATCTGGAACCGACGGCTATTCTGGACTGGAAACATCCTCGAGTGCTTGAGTTCGCCAGTGAGGCCGTCGGGAACGCCACAAATTCTGTGGAAAAGGCCGTTCGGTTGTACGAAGCGGTGCGCGACCGCATTCGCTACGATCCCTACTCGCCCTTTTATCGACCAGAACATTACCAGGCGAGCGAGGTTTTGAGGCGAGGCCGAAGCTTTTGCATTCCCAAGGCCGGGCTTCTTTGTGCGCTGGCTCGGTCCCAAGGCATTCCGGCCCGCGTGGGTTTCGCCACCGTGAGGAACCACCTGGCCACGAAACAGCTCCTGGAATACTTGGGCTCAGACCTCTTCGTCTTTCATGGGTACACGGATCTTTTCCTTGAGGGCCGCTGGGTGAAGGCCACGCCGGCTTTCAACAAGGAGCTGTGCCTGCGGCACGGGATCGAGCCCTTGGTTTTCGACGGTCAAAGAGACTCCTTGTTTCATCCGTACAACAAGCAACAGCAAAGGTTCATGGAATACGTGGCCTATCATGGAGTCTATGCCGACATTCCGGTTCAAGCCATCCTGGACGCGTGGAAAGCAGCCTATGGAGCAAGGAGGGTTCAAGGGTGGATCGACGCGATGGAAAGCGCCGACCCCAAAGCTTTGCGACATTTTGAACACGAGGACGTGGTATCATGA
- a CDS encoding AF1514 family protein, whose translation MTVTIAKTCIPLERWMLENVVDLKDRPDTLTFDEARRMADHEAQKRLKNPMLLAWYDGRRGFFSPNVECCEPSRPAWLVYAQSRGAQCTITVNGLDYVFLYRSTEPDSA comes from the coding sequence ATGACCGTAACGATCGCCAAAACATGTATTCCTTTGGAGCGATGGATGCTGGAAAACGTCGTGGATCTAAAGGACCGACCGGATACCCTCACCTTCGATGAAGCCCGTCGAATGGCCGACCATGAAGCCCAGAAGCGTTTAAAAAATCCCATGCTTCTTGCCTGGTACGATGGTCGGCGAGGTTTTTTTTCACCCAACGTAGAATGCTGTGAACCTTCCCGACCAGCATGGCTCGTGTATGCCCAATCCCGCGGCGCACAGTGCACCATCACCGTCAACGGCTTGGACTACGTGTTCCTTTATCGGTCCACAGAGCCGGATTCCGCGTGA
- the xth gene encoding exodeoxyribonuclease III, whose translation MLWKVATFNVNGVRARLDRLLAWISEQHPHVLCLQETKCQDAVFPRQALEALGYEVLVKGEKSFNGVAVLTQETPESVVMETGDPLLDREARFLAVQVQGVWVINTYVPQGRSPDDPAFQYKLDFLNQVGRWIQERFSPQDLLIWTGDINVAPEAIDVYDPKRLEGEVGFHPEERAKLKEIMAWGLVDLLRRLHPQAKQFTFWDYRLPKSFDRNLGWRLDHMLVTEPMAHRCAECFVDTGPRGQSKPSDHTPVVAVFDMSSLS comes from the coding sequence ATGCTGTGGAAAGTGGCGACCTTCAATGTCAACGGCGTGCGGGCGCGCTTGGACCGGCTCCTGGCATGGATTTCTGAGCAGCATCCTCACGTGCTATGCCTTCAGGAAACAAAATGCCAGGATGCGGTGTTTCCTCGACAAGCCTTGGAGGCGCTGGGATATGAGGTTCTGGTCAAGGGAGAAAAATCTTTTAACGGGGTGGCGGTGCTGACACAGGAGACGCCAGAGTCCGTGGTCATGGAAACCGGCGACCCCTTGTTGGACCGTGAGGCGCGCTTTTTGGCCGTCCAGGTGCAGGGCGTATGGGTCATCAACACCTACGTGCCTCAGGGGCGTTCCCCCGACGATCCTGCATTTCAGTACAAGCTGGATTTCTTGAATCAAGTGGGCCGGTGGATTCAGGAACGCTTTTCTCCGCAGGATCTCTTGATCTGGACTGGGGACATCAATGTGGCACCAGAGGCCATCGATGTCTACGACCCCAAACGTCTCGAAGGCGAAGTGGGGTTTCATCCCGAAGAACGGGCCAAGCTGAAGGAAATCATGGCCTGGGGTTTGGTGGATCTTTTGCGGCGCCTGCATCCGCAGGCCAAGCAGTTCACCTTTTGGGATTACCGGTTGCCCAAAAGCTTTGATCGCAACCTGGGCTGGCGACTCGATCACATGCTGGTGACGGAACCCATGGCGCACAGGTGCGCGGAATGCTTTGTGGACACTGGCCCACGGGGGCAGAGCAAGCCCAGTGATCATACGCCCGTGGTGGCCGTTTTTGACATGAGTTCGCTTTCCTGA
- a CDS encoding carbon-nitrogen hydrolase family protein, whose translation MKDTIRVALVQPKPYAEFDDPRNIAHGLHLLERIRGHELDMVCFPEYFPFAGEEVLAEAARDLRSYIVAGLVEQDGGRLYNTATLFDRSGRLLGRQRKANVGALERDHLHITAGDGVFRAFSVDFGKIGLPVCIDFWGQPDAATQLANQGVEIVFNISIFPILRGHWKTGALVRAFDNFFAVVGVNTADYNAMIGGRRYHQHGGGSFVLQPPRFLDKAAFRRWFRSLDTLDDWVTLELDALEQVHVAEVHLGSVRRYRREFWNRFGFQRV comes from the coding sequence GTGAAAGACACAATTCGTGTAGCTTTGGTGCAGCCCAAGCCCTACGCGGAATTCGACGATCCGAGAAATATCGCTCACGGCCTGCATCTTTTGGAAAGAATTCGGGGACATGAGCTGGACATGGTGTGCTTTCCCGAATACTTTCCCTTTGCCGGGGAAGAGGTGTTGGCCGAGGCTGCCCGGGATCTGCGATCCTACATAGTGGCGGGTTTGGTGGAACAGGATGGAGGCCGCCTTTACAACACGGCCACCCTGTTTGACCGTTCCGGTCGCCTTCTGGGCCGGCAGCGAAAGGCCAACGTGGGGGCTTTGGAACGGGATCATTTGCACATCACGGCGGGCGACGGAGTGTTTCGAGCCTTTTCGGTGGATTTTGGAAAAATTGGTCTTCCCGTCTGCATCGATTTTTGGGGGCAACCGGACGCTGCCACGCAGCTGGCCAATCAAGGCGTGGAGATTGTCTTTAACATCAGCATTTTTCCCATTCTGCGAGGTCACTGGAAAACCGGGGCTCTGGTGCGAGCCTTTGATAATTTCTTTGCCGTGGTGGGCGTGAACACGGCCGATTACAACGCCATGATTGGGGGTCGACGCTACCATCAACACGGTGGAGGAAGTTTTGTCCTTCAGCCGCCGCGCTTTTTGGACAAGGCGGCGTTTCGACGCTGGTTTCGAAGCTTGGACACCTTGGACGATTGGGTGACGCTGGAGCTGGATGCTTTGGAGCAGGTGCATGTGGCTGAGGTCCATCTGGGGTCTGTGCGTCGGTATCGCCGAGAGTTCTGGAATCGTTTTGGTTTTCAACGCGTGTAG
- a CDS encoding S1 family peptidase: protein MFKNGLQGFLLLALVVGLNKAYGGLSETTAQVRRSVVAVGTYQALRRPPSVFLGTGFVVAQGRHILTNAHVLPKELDKTHREVLAASVGRGPHVQWRELEEVARDSEHDVVLLRMQGGPLPPLTGYVLSSRRSGHRVYRISHRRGARPLPGDPPGDHLRLEPNDDSGQIRTIPDPRSRAEAQEGL, encoded by the coding sequence GTGTTCAAGAACGGCCTGCAAGGCTTCTTGCTTTTGGCCTTGGTTGTGGGCCTGAACAAGGCTTACGGAGGCCTTTCAGAAACCACGGCACAGGTTCGTCGCTCCGTCGTGGCGGTGGGTACGTATCAGGCCTTGCGGCGCCCGCCGTCGGTTTTCCTGGGCACGGGATTTGTCGTGGCCCAAGGACGGCACATTCTCACCAACGCTCATGTTCTTCCGAAAGAGCTGGACAAGACGCATCGAGAAGTTCTTGCGGCCTCTGTGGGTCGAGGTCCCCACGTGCAATGGAGAGAGCTGGAGGAGGTGGCTCGGGACTCGGAGCACGACGTGGTGCTGCTGCGCATGCAGGGGGGCCCTTTGCCACCGCTGACTGGATACGTCCTTAGTTCGAGAAGGTCAGGACATCGCGTTTACCGGATTTCTCATCGGCGTGGTGCTCGGCCTTTACCCGGTGACCCACCGGGGGATCATCTCCGCCTTGAGCCCAATGATGATTCCGGTCAAATCCGGACAATCCCTGACCCCCGATCTCGTGCAGAAGCTCAAGAAGGCCTTTGA
- a CDS encoding histone deacetylase family protein → MREPRIPVFTHDLFLESYTQDPAAAPGRMQCIRDAIADVSEFREALPASWEDLQRVHTPRHIQEVIREGLDRVASLAAGATVMAAVEGLQRPSFALVRPPGHHASADSSWGFCYYNNVAIAVEYLRHHRHIGTAYILDFDLHYGDGTVNILGDKGYAAILNPQTEDRKEYLRLVEKNLSEAQADILAVSAGFDAHQQDWGGVLLTEDYTAIGAMIRATCARLGIGCFAALEGGYNHTVLGKNVRAFLLGLLGRDASTA, encoded by the coding sequence ATGAGAGAGCCTCGCATTCCCGTCTTCACCCATGATCTTTTCTTGGAATCCTATACTCAGGATCCGGCGGCAGCGCCGGGACGCATGCAATGCATTCGAGATGCCATTGCCGATGTGAGCGAATTTCGCGAGGCACTGCCGGCTTCTTGGGAAGATCTTCAAAGAGTGCACACGCCCCGGCATATTCAGGAGGTCATTCGAGAGGGGCTGGACCGTGTGGCTTCCTTGGCCGCAGGGGCCACCGTGATGGCCGCCGTGGAAGGATTGCAAAGGCCTTCCTTTGCTCTGGTGCGTCCTCCTGGACATCATGCCTCCGCGGACAGTTCCTGGGGCTTTTGCTATTACAACAACGTGGCCATCGCCGTGGAATACCTCAGGCACCACCGTCACATTGGAACGGCCTACATTCTGGATTTCGACCTTCACTACGGCGATGGCACCGTCAATATCTTGGGGGATAAGGGCTACGCCGCGATTCTGAACCCTCAAACCGAAGACCGAAAAGAATATCTTCGCCTGGTGGAAAAAAACTTGTCGGAAGCTCAGGCCGACATCCTTGCGGTGTCCGCAGGCTTTGATGCGCACCAACAAGATTGGGGAGGCGTGCTCTTAACCGAAGATTACACGGCCATAGGGGCCATGATACGCGCGACCTGTGCACGCCTTGGCATAGGATGCTTTGCCGCCCTTGAAGGAGGCTATAACCATACGGTGCTGGGAAAGAACGTTCGAGCTTTTCTGCTTGGACTTCTGGGCCGTGACGCGTCGACCGCTTGA
- a CDS encoding endonuclease/exonuclease/phosphatase family protein, which yields MRVMTFNLRFENDRDGQNSWIYRRDLVVAIVRRYRPDVLGTQEGRWTMLQYLAEALQDYAIHAPHRVLDDTCQYPTLFLRKDWGTVVDGAEFWLSRTPQVHRSKDWDSAFPRMMSWARVVEKSTGADLWVSVTHLDHMGAEARVEQARILAQWVQEHFGAHIVMGDFNDGPESTVHRLLTHSVVGLQDSWRVAGRGEGDAEKTHHGFSGVPQKSRMDWILISRHFHVREAHIVRDHFEGRYPSDHFPYYADLQWINSPSSTETS from the coding sequence ATGCGTGTCATGACCTTTAACCTGCGCTTTGAAAACGACAGGGACGGACAAAACAGTTGGATTTACCGCCGCGATCTGGTGGTGGCCATCGTGCGACGATACCGGCCTGACGTTTTGGGAACCCAGGAGGGTCGCTGGACCATGCTGCAGTATTTGGCGGAGGCTCTTCAGGACTATGCCATTCATGCACCGCACCGCGTTTTAGACGACACGTGCCAGTACCCTACCCTTTTTCTGCGCAAGGATTGGGGTACGGTGGTGGACGGGGCCGAATTTTGGTTGTCTCGAACCCCTCAAGTACACCGCAGCAAGGATTGGGACAGTGCCTTTCCGCGAATGATGAGTTGGGCCAGAGTAGTGGAAAAGAGCACGGGAGCCGATTTGTGGGTCTCTGTGACCCACTTGGACCATATGGGTGCCGAAGCCCGCGTAGAGCAGGCGCGCATCCTTGCCCAATGGGTACAGGAGCATTTCGGTGCCCATATTGTCATGGGGGACTTCAACGATGGGCCGGAATCCACGGTTCACCGCCTTTTGACCCATTCGGTCGTGGGGTTGCAGGACAGCTGGCGTGTGGCCGGCAGAGGGGAAGGGGACGCGGAAAAAACGCACCATGGGTTTTCCGGAGTGCCACAAAAGAGTCGCATGGACTGGATTCTGATTTCTCGCCATTTTCACGTGCGTGAAGCGCACATTGTAAGGGACCACTTTGAAGGCAGGTATCCTTCCGACCATTTTCCCTATTACGCCGATCTTCAGTGGATAAATTCCCCGTCTTCGACCGAAACGTCTTGA
- a CDS encoding YceI family protein: protein MKKKLAIWLALCVIWGAGWNAAAAQGEAWSFDPFHSSVTFTIRHILAKVAGTFDEVQGHMVFDPARPEAGAVTVTIPVNSINTRVEKRDAHLRSSDFFDAEKYPVMTFESTQILSGKSTTDFIARGTLTIKNVRRPLDLPFRYLGSTVHPMDPSKEIIGFEAHTTIDRLEFGVGNGEFFQKGLIGKEVSIAIYVEMLRDRVSAK from the coding sequence ATGAAGAAGAAACTGGCAATCTGGCTGGCGTTATGCGTGATATGGGGTGCAGGGTGGAACGCGGCCGCGGCGCAGGGCGAAGCCTGGTCCTTTGATCCTTTCCACAGCAGTGTGACCTTTACCATTCGGCATATTCTGGCAAAAGTTGCCGGAACCTTTGATGAGGTGCAAGGTCACATGGTTTTCGACCCGGCGCGGCCCGAAGCGGGGGCCGTCACGGTGACCATTCCAGTCAATTCCATCAACACGCGCGTTGAAAAGCGAGACGCCCATTTGCGGTCTTCCGATTTCTTCGACGCCGAAAAATATCCCGTCATGACGTTCGAAAGCACGCAAATCCTTTCGGGAAAATCTACCACCGACTTCATCGCTCGAGGCACCCTCACCATTAAAAACGTCCGTCGCCCTTTGGACTTACCATTCCGCTATCTCGGCTCCACCGTTCATCCCATGGATCCATCGAAAGAAATCATCGGTTTTGAAGCTCACACGACCATCGACCGTCTGGAATTTGGCGTGGGCAACGGCGAGTTTTTTCAAAAAGGCCTGATTGGCAAAGAGGTATCCATCGCCATTTATGTGGAAATGCTTCGGGACCGAGTTTCAGCCAAGTGA